A single window of Nicotiana sylvestris chromosome 5, ASM39365v2, whole genome shotgun sequence DNA harbors:
- the LOC104227535 gene encoding uncharacterized protein, which translates to MDEVFTAFSTGIFNENARILMLSGDNYAEWKEKVLLTLGCSDLDLALRMETPPIPTKSSTPEAKANYERWERSNRLSLILIKSHISQSIRGSIPNNDKVKSYMKTTDEQIVSSNKALASTLMMSLSSMTFDRSRTVREHIMKMRDIASKLKPLKVDKSKPFLVNFILNSLFAEYGPFKISYNTHKNKWSINKLLTMYVQEEERLKNEIPESVNMVTHGNINAKKGKSVPMKKKSTFD; encoded by the exons ATGGATGAAG TCTTTACCGCTTTTTCTACTGGTATTTTTAATGAGAATGCTCGAATTCTAATGCTTTCTGGTGATAATTACGCTGAATGGAAGGAGAAAGTCCTTCTCACTTTAGGGTGCTCGGATCTGGACCTGGCACTCCGTATGGAAACACCACCTATTCCCACAAAATCAAGTACGCCAGAGGCTAAGGCTAATTATGAGCGGTGGGAGCGATCTAATCGCTTAAGTTTAATACTCATAAAATCTCATATAAGCCAAAGCATTAGGGGTTCAATCCCTAATAACGATAAGGTCAAATCTTACATGAAGACAACTGATGAACAAATCGTAAGTTCTAATAAGGCATTGGCCAGCACCCTTATGATGAGCCTCTCAAGTATGACTTTTGACAGAAGTCGTACAGTGCGTGAGCACATTATGAAGATGAGAGACATTGCTTCTAAACTCAAGCCCCTTAAGGTTGATAAGTCCAAACCATTTCTTGTGAATTTTATTCTCAACTCACTTTTTGCTGAATATGGTCCGTTCAAGATTTCATACAACACACATAAGAATAAATGGTCAATCAATAAACTTTTGACCATGTATGTTCAAGAAGAAGAGAGGTTGAAAAATGAGATACCTGAAAGTGTTAATATGGTGACTCATGGTAATATAAATGCAAAGAAGGGCAAAAGTGTTCCCATGAAGAAGAAAAGCACCTTTGACTAA